One Manduca sexta isolate Smith_Timp_Sample1 chromosome 28, JHU_Msex_v1.0, whole genome shotgun sequence DNA window includes the following coding sequences:
- the LOC115454397 gene encoding SET and MYND domain-containing protein 4-like, which produces MSQENEGFFKKFHETLNSELDDVTRNNFANLESNSKRVSYFCSLPAIKNYNIIEDVKKCQTGGEFPVKKDLDKARQIKEEGNKAVQKGEWGKALQLYSQSMTFMPDKETEELSILYANRSAALNHLQQYEDVLEDIRKCISLGYPRHLRYKVFERRARTLLVLKRNQEAISAFQDTITALDEANKFDKEKRQKMRTDSKLMLEILNKGLTLAGNPKDPEPLKRKPPKPKLPGKNNREYPAASDAIQIDHEESRGRFATATRDIKVGEMLLVEKPHSGVLLAEYSKTHCQHCFVKCPILVPCPKCPNVIFCSEKCLEAAQKSYHAYECHILPLLWKSGCSVTCFIALRMITQNKKEYFTKIVSELDSKPSGVYKTDDYKNIYNLVSHEDKRTKQDFLHRTQMAAFLVKLLEVSGYFEGKPRSKPVDFDEIKSMAVDDKHKDDLALFGGLILKNLQVLQFNAHEVFELQCPRPKPGKNIIKHTGKSVFLAGAVFPTLALFNHSCEPSVVRYFCGPYIIIRAVKNINKGEEVSENYGPIFTTVPKEKRRAELKEQYWFDCNCIPCKDNWPTYQEMTENYMRFKCDSDHPCPNVVAVPYDAQDFMIQCGLCQQYTNILKGLKSLQDTEMLYRLGRAAMDDGKYGEAMKKFLEVLKLYDDTLKPPYRSYYDCVQDLRQCMLAMGNYSIA; this is translated from the exons ATGTCTCAAGAAAACGAAGGATTCTTTAAGAAGTTCCATGAGACGCTGAACAGTGAATTAGATGACGTCACAAGGAATAACTTTGCCAATTTAGAATCGAATTCGAAACGTGTATCTTACTTCTGCAGTCTTCCTgcgattaaaaattataatataatcgaAGATGTAAAGAAATGTCAAACAGGTGGCGAATTTCCTGTGAAAAAAGATTTGGATAAAGCGAGACAAATAAAGGAAGAAGGAAACAAAGCCGTTCAAAAAGGCGAATGGGGTAAAGCTTTACAACTATATAGTCAGAGTATGACATTCATGCCTGATAAAGAga CCGAAGAATTATCCATATTATACGCGAATCGATCAGCAGCCCTAAATCATCTCCAGCAATACGAAGACGTTTTAGAAGACATTAGAAAATGTATATCTCTCGGTTATCCACGCCATTTGAGATACAAAGTTTTCGAAAGAAGAGCTCGTACTTTGCTAGTCTTGAAACGGAATCAAGAAGCAATAAGTGCTTTTCA AGATACCATCACTGCATTAGACGAAGCAAACAAATTCGACAAAGAGAAAAGGCAAAAAATGCGAACTGACTCTAAACTTATgttggaaatattaaacaaGGGTCTGACTTTAGCAGGTAATCCAAAAGACCCCGAACCATTAAAGAGGAAACCCCCAAAGCCAAAATTACCAGGAAAAAACAACCGTGAATATCCTGCGGCTTCAGATGCTATACAGATAGATCACGAGGAATCAAGAGGCAGATTTGCAACAGCTACGAGAGATATTAAGGTTGGAGAAATGTTGTTAGTTGAAAAACCACACAGTGGAGTCCTGCTAGCGGAATACTCGAAGACGCATTGTCAACATTGTTTTGTCAA ATGTCCTATCCTGGTGCCGTGTCCCAAGTGCCCTAACGTAATCTTCTGCAGCGAAAAATGCCTCGAAGCGGCTCAAAAGTCTTATCACGCTTACGAATGTCACATTCTCCCTTTGTTGTGGAAATCCGGATGTTCTGTTACGTGTTTTATAGCATTGAGGATGATCACGCAAaacaaaaaggaatattttacaaaaatcgtCAGTGAGTTAGACAGTAAACCATCAGGGGTTTATAAAACAGATGATTACAAGAACATATATAATCTGGTTTCACATGAAGATAAGAGGACGAAGCAAGACTTCTTACATAGGACTCAGATGGCTGCTTTCTTAGTAAAACTATTAGAAGTCAGTGGATACTTTGAAGGGAAACCAAGGAGTAAGCCagtggattttgatgaaattaagtCAATGGCAGTGGATGATAAACATAAAGATGATTTAGCATTATTTGGTGGCCTTATACTGAAGAATTTGCAAGTCCTTCAGTTTAATGCGCACGAAGTATTTGAGCTCCAGTGCCCAAGACCCAAACCtggtaaaaatatcattaaacatACTGGGAAATCCGTTTTCTTGGCCGGTGCTGTTTTCCCAACGCTAGCTCTTTTTAACCACTCCTGTGAACCAAGCGTAGTAAG ATACTTCTGCGGACCATACATTATAATACGTGCggtcaaaaacataaataaaggtGAAGAAGTGTCTGAGAACTATGGGCCAATATTCACAACAGTTCCTAAAGAAAAGAGGCGAGCGGAACTCAAAGAGCAATACTGGTTCGACTGCAATTGCATCCCATGCAAGGATAATTGGCCTACATACCAGGAGATGACCGAAAACTACATGCGATTTAA GTGTGATTCAGATCATCCTTGCCCCAACGTGGTGGCAGTCCCGTACGATGCTCAGGACTTCATGATACAATGCGGCCTTTGCCAGCAATACACCAACATTTTGAAGGGGTTGAAATCTTTGCA